In Clostridium thermosuccinogenes, the genomic stretch AGGGAATATGGATGGAATGAGAAAATCAGGTTCCTTAAATCAATAATATTCATTTCTAGAAAACGGCATAAGCTGCTTAAACGGCTGGAACTGTAATGAGGCTATCAGATGTCCCCACCTCTATAGGCGGTGGACATATGTTATTTTTTGCATGAAGTAAGCAAATCTTTTGCTTATTGAGTGTGTTATTTCTATGAAAAAATACTTTATTATTGAAAAATACTCAGGGGTGGTCTTGTGAGCGCCATATGGGGAGTAATATACAGGAATGGAAAAAGGGTTTCGGAAGAAGCAAAAAGATCTTTAGTTGATAGGTTGAGCTTATATAAGGTTGATTCAATAAATACCTGGGAGAAAGGCAGCATATATCTTGGCTGCGGACTTCAGTACATAACTCAGGAATCGCTGCAGGTAATTCTACCCTTTTATGATCGGGACAAGGGACTGGCTATTACTGCAGATGCGATCATAGACAACAGGAGTGAGCTTTTCAAACAGTTGAAAATTCCGAAGGAAGCCCAGCCCTGCATTACCGACAGCGAGCTGATACTTTTGTCCTATGAAAAATGGGGTGCTGACTGCCCCAGGTATTTGATCGGCGATTTTTCCTTTGTCATATGGGATGAGAAGAAGGACGAATTGTTTTGTGTCAGGGATCATGTGGGCAAGAGAACGTTTTACTACTACTGTGATGATAACACTTTTGCCTTCGGCACCCTTATAAAGCCTATATTTGACTTGGTTGGAAAAAAGCCGGATTTGAATGACAAATGGATTGCTGACTTTCTGGTGTTGAAAGGGCCTGTACTAAGTGTTGAATACGCTGAGAGCCCATATGAGGGTATATATCAGCTGGAGCCTGGCCATTCCTTGACAGTGGATAAAAAAGGCCGGACCAAAAGGAGATATTGGGACCCCTTAAAAGAGGTTAAACCCTTAAAATTAAAATCTGATGAAGAATATATAGAGGAGTTTAAAAAAGTTTTTTTTGAAGCAGTTCGCTGCCGTCTAAGAAGCATTTCCGATGTTGGGATTATGATGAGCGGAGGGCTGGATTCGGGGTCGATAGCGTGCGTTGCAGCGCAAGAGCTGTCGGGTGAAGGAAAAAGGCTTAGGGCATTCAGCTCAATCCCCATGGAAGGGTATGAATTTAATGATAAGAAGTACCGGCATTTCATCCCCGACGAGAGGGAGTACATAAGGACTATTGGAGAAAAATACGACAACGTGGATATTGAGTACTGCAGAAATGAGGGGAAAGATTCCGTAAAAGATATGGATAAATATATTGACATTTTAGAGCAGCCCTATAAAACCATCGAAAACTCCTTTTGGGTTTTTTCTATGGCAGAAAAAGCTGCTAAAAAAGGATGCCGGGTTTTGCTCTCAGGCCAGTCCGGGAACACTACAATATCCTTTGGAGATTTTGATGTGCATATTAAAACACTGTTTGGCAAAGGCAAATTAATAAAAATGAAAAGGGAAATAGACAGCCTGGCCAAGTTGTATAACCTCCCCAAAAAACGCGTTATAATGGAAGTTATCAGGGTGTTGCTGCCCTATGGCCTAAGAAAAGTCGTAAGCAATCGGGTACGAAAAAATATCAAAGATTATGAAGCATTCCCGGTGAACCCTGAGCTGGTGGAAAAATGGAATGTCAAAAAACGACTGGAGAAAAAGGGGTATAACCTAAAGCCGGAAAAGTTCTATAATTTGAAAGACATACATAAGTATATTGTTGATAATGTTTCCTTCTCTCAGGTAGCCATACCTGAAACAAAAGCTTCCCTGGCTTATGGAATAGTAGAGAGGGATCCTTCCAGGGATAAGAGGGTAATAGAATTCTGCCTCAGTCTTCCCAGCGATCAGTTTGTGAGAAATGGAGTGGAAAGACGGTTGATCCGGGAAGCGATGAAAGGCATACTGCCGGAAAAAATAAGGAGCAATTGTACCAAAAGAGGATTGCAGGCTGCGGATTGGATACAGAGACTTAAACCGTCATGGCAGGATATATGTGTTGATATCGAACGAGCTCTGGAAAATGAGCATATCAAGAGATATATTGACACCAGTAGGCTGGAAAAAGAACTGGAGTTATTGAAATACGGCCCGGACGAGGATAAAGGACGGTGGATAAAGATGCTTTTGATTGCCCTTGTACTGTCGAAGTTTCTTGAAAAGCACTATTCCGCAGATACCATACGGATTTGATTACCAAATATAGCTTGCTTTGCTGTGCTGAGGCAGCAAGTTGTATATAATTGCATCAAGAATTTAAAGTAAAGGTCTCAAAACAGTTGTTTAGACTGTAGCTCCAGAGGAAGGGGGGTGCTGTATGGAAAAGAAAGTGTGGCGTAAACCGGAAATATTCCAGTTGGATATCCAAAACACAGAAGCTTATGTTTTACACTCAGAAAACTGTGATAAAGAATGGATAGGAGAAGATAATGTAAAACACAGGACCTATTCTTGAACCAAACCGGTTTGCATAAAAAATATCCCAGGAGCAAAACTTCTGGGATATTTAAATGCATGAAGATGCATATCTTTCCTCAACAGTTTCCGGCATGCTGTTATCTGAGTATATTTCATACAGCATACCTTTCTCCAGCTTGAAGATCCTATTGCATAGGGCGAGGGCCGAAGGCCTGTGGGTAATTATTATGCAAGTGGGTTTATGCTTTAAATCCCGTATTGATCTTAGTATTTTGGCTTCTGTTTCAGTATTCAGGGAAGAGGTGGCTTCATCCAGAACCAGTATGGGTTTTTTCCTTAAAAAAGCTCTGGCGATAGCCAGTCTTTGGGCCTGGCCTTCCGACAGCCCTGATCCCTTTTCTCCTATAACTGTCTCATACTTATCCTTAAGCTGCTCTATGAAATCTGCGGAGCAGGAGGATACGGCAGCTTCATGGATATCCCAATCCGAAGCCGTCAAGTTCCCATGGAGCAGGTTGCTCTTGACGGTGCCGGAAAAGAGGGTGTTGCCCTGGGGGACATAGGAAATAAACCTGCGGCTGGACGGACTGACCTGGTATTTTCGGCCTTTGTATTTTATGAATATATGTCCTTTATCAGGAGTGACTAGTGCAAGCAACAGCCGAACTATAGTAGTTTTGCCTTCGCCGGAGGCTCCGATAAGCCCTACGATTTCCCCGGCTTTTACCGTAAAGGACAGATTTTTCAGCAAGGATTCATTCTTTTTGTATGAAAAGCACACATTTCTGAATTCTATGTCCAGGAGGGAATTGTCCGGGATAGGGCAGCAGGATTCCATATCAGTGTTGTCCTCCACCTCTTTAGGTATGCTTGTCAATTCCATAAGCCTTTCGGCAGACCCGACCGATGCCACCAGCTCCGGAACGGACGAAGCAAGGCCATAAAAAGGTGCTTGTATGCCGGATATCAGCTGAAGCAGAGCTGTTAATGTGCCAAAAGCGGCTACCCCACCGGAAAGGTTATTAGCCCCCCAGCAGAATATGATAAAGAAAGTCGACCATGATCCTAAGCGTATCACCGTGTTGGATAGGGTATTTATATATCCTTTCTTTACAGCCAGGCTGATTTTTTTGTCCTGGAGCCGGGACAAACCGGCATAATTCTCCCTTTCCAGACAAAAGGTTTTCAATATGAGAATGTTCTGCACGGACTCCTGCAGGAAGGAACGACATAGGGCATCGGCTTCCTGGGAATCCTTATAAACACCTTTCAGTTTGCTTCCATAGAGCTTGCTGAAAAATATGCAAACCGGGGAAATGATTATAGCAGCCAAGGCTACTGCAGGCTCCAAGTATAAAAGGGCTGTAAAGGAGGATGCCAGCAGTACGATTAATGTAAAAAGGTGTGGCATGGTATTTGTTACTGCGTTGGCGACTGCATCCGCATCATTGCAGAGGCGGGTCGACAGGCTGCTGCTGTGATATCCGGACAGCTCCATCCACTGGCAGTTCAATATATGGTCGTAAATTCTTTTTTGAATACTGGCGCTCAGCTTTGACCGGCATCTTGCCGACAGGATGGAGTTAGTGGAGCTTAAGCATATCTCCGCAATGATCAGGATTGCGAGAAGTATCAGCAGTGTGGTTGTTTGAGGTTTGCTGCCTAAGATGGCGGTGTCAACCAGCTTCTTTGATGCAATTGCCCTGTAAACGCCCAATATCGACAGTAAGCCGCCTATCAGCATTAAAATAAAAGTATATTTGAGATATCCCCTGCTCTGTGTCAATATCCACCTAAAGGTGCCGATCGGTTTTTTCAAAATTATCTTCCTTTCCAAAAAAAGTGCAAG encodes the following:
- a CDS encoding asparagine synthase-related protein; translated protein: MSAIWGVIYRNGKRVSEEAKRSLVDRLSLYKVDSINTWEKGSIYLGCGLQYITQESLQVILPFYDRDKGLAITADAIIDNRSELFKQLKIPKEAQPCITDSELILLSYEKWGADCPRYLIGDFSFVIWDEKKDELFCVRDHVGKRTFYYYCDDNTFAFGTLIKPIFDLVGKKPDLNDKWIADFLVLKGPVLSVEYAESPYEGIYQLEPGHSLTVDKKGRTKRRYWDPLKEVKPLKLKSDEEYIEEFKKVFFEAVRCRLRSISDVGIMMSGGLDSGSIACVAAQELSGEGKRLRAFSSIPMEGYEFNDKKYRHFIPDEREYIRTIGEKYDNVDIEYCRNEGKDSVKDMDKYIDILEQPYKTIENSFWVFSMAEKAAKKGCRVLLSGQSGNTTISFGDFDVHIKTLFGKGKLIKMKREIDSLAKLYNLPKKRVIMEVIRVLLPYGLRKVVSNRVRKNIKDYEAFPVNPELVEKWNVKKRLEKKGYNLKPEKFYNLKDIHKYIVDNVSFSQVAIPETKASLAYGIVERDPSRDKRVIEFCLSLPSDQFVRNGVERRLIREAMKGILPEKIRSNCTKRGLQAADWIQRLKPSWQDICVDIERALENEHIKRYIDTSRLEKELELLKYGPDEDKGRWIKMLLIALVLSKFLEKHYSADTIRI
- a CDS encoding ABC transporter ATP-binding protein, whose translation is MKKPIGTFRWILTQSRGYLKYTFILMLIGGLLSILGVYRAIASKKLVDTAILGSKPQTTTLLILLAILIIAEICLSSTNSILSARCRSKLSASIQKRIYDHILNCQWMELSGYHSSSLSTRLCNDADAVANAVTNTMPHLFTLIVLLASSFTALLYLEPAVALAAIIISPVCIFFSKLYGSKLKGVYKDSQEADALCRSFLQESVQNILILKTFCLERENYAGLSRLQDKKISLAVKKGYINTLSNTVIRLGSWSTFFIIFCWGANNLSGGVAAFGTLTALLQLISGIQAPFYGLASSVPELVASVGSAERLMELTSIPKEVEDNTDMESCCPIPDNSLLDIEFRNVCFSYKKNESLLKNLSFTVKAGEIVGLIGASGEGKTTIVRLLLALVTPDKGHIFIKYKGRKYQVSPSSRRFISYVPQGNTLFSGTVKSNLLHGNLTASDWDIHEAAVSSCSADFIEQLKDKYETVIGEKGSGLSEGQAQRLAIARAFLRKKPILVLDEATSSLNTETEAKILRSIRDLKHKPTCIIITHRPSALALCNRIFKLEKGMLYEIYSDNSMPETVEERYASSCI